The genomic window GAGGTTTAACACTTGGTTTTCAGGTATCTTAAAGCCAGTTAGGCACCTGAGCTATCTTATAATCTTAAGGCTAAAATTTGAAATAGTTGatccatttaatttttaactccTGTACTTTCCCTCCCATGCTAATTTAATGCACCGTGATTTTATTTACCCTGAGCTCTTCCGTATTGCACCTGTCTGGCTTTTTTCGCCTTGTATGGAATAACAATACACAAACAGAGCGCAGTACGAAGTATTCTGTTGTCCTGTGGTTTAGTGCTGTGCTATATGTTTTATATCTCTGTGACTTTATTTGCACATCTATAAAAGCTGTAAACTAAGCTTTTTTAAGTATGCTTGGAACTGGGAAGTTTATTGGTTtgtgattttattcttttttagaAAGTGGTGGCCGCaagttaaatgaaaacaagGCATTGACCTCAAAGAAAGCAAGGTTAGTATTTAATACTGATTTTGGCTAAAAAAGTCAGTTTGCTGTAACTGAGGCCTGTTTCCTGCATATCTGGGTAACTGCTCAAAACTTGtccaaaatacagtttttaaaaaaaaattaaattttgtggGGATTATGACATTTGATTAGTTGGTAAAAGTATGTCTATACATATTTCATGGGTACTTTCTGCTGAATCATAGAGCGTGGGCAACTATTTTATTGCAGTTCTCACCGAAATTGCTAGGTTTGATGCTTTTGTTAGGAGAGGAGCCGGGAAGgcttattttctttgctaagATTGCCAGTACAATCTCTTGAGCATTTCCTTGATGTGCGGGGGACGTTCTGTTATGCAGGGAGGcaaggagctgctggaagtTGTTTAAGTTCAAAATAGTCTACTATCTTAataaaaaggagacatttttagttctgcttttgttacatttttgtCTGTAATGCAAGAAACCTCTCTTAATAAGGAAAGTGGGAGCTTTTCTGTAGACTTTGTATGTCTCTTTTCTAAATTATAGTTTTTGCTGGAGTTTCTGTCTGTGCCTTCTGGCTTAGACGTTTTAGGATGTGGCAGaggaaatactttatttcaaggtgtataaataaaatactttccctttttcccaggTTTGATCCTTATGGAAAGAACAAATTTGCAATATGTCGGATTTGTAAGAGTTCTGTCCATCAGCCAGGGTCTCACTATTGTCAAGGATGTGCCTATAAAAAAGGTGAGTTTCACTGAGTACCAAATTACCCCAGTTTGGTTTGAAATTAGAGCACAAGTGGAACTCTTGAATTTGTTTCGCCTTACAAAGAGAAGGCTAAGATGAGATTTAATTGCTGTCCTCAGGATAGGTGTAGAGAAGATGGAGTCAGACTCTTCTGAGGTGCACAGTAATAGAATAAGAGACAATGTACGCAGGTTAGAATGTGGAAAATTCTAATTACATAAAAGGAAAGCAGTTTTccctgtgagggtggtcaagtATTGTAATAACAGGGACCCacagaggttgtggaatctctATGAGAGGTATTCAGATCTTGACTTGAAAAGCCCTGAGCCAACCTCA from Gavia stellata isolate bGavSte3 chromosome 2, bGavSte3.hap2, whole genome shotgun sequence includes these protein-coding regions:
- the CRIPT gene encoding cysteine-rich PDZ-binding protein, translated to MVCEKCEKKLGTVITPDTWKDGARNTTESGGRKLNENKALTSKKARFDPYGKNKFAICRICKSSVHQPGSHYCQGCAYKKGICSMCGKKVLDTKNYKQTSV